From the Astatotilapia calliptera chromosome 6, fAstCal1.2, whole genome shotgun sequence genome, one window contains:
- the LOC113023269 gene encoding volume-regulated anion channel subunit LRRC8C: MIPVGEFRSLGTEPSSKYRVLKPWWDVFTEYLCIAMLMIGVFGCTLQLTQDKIACLPSHFTSPTPKAIDCSNISSYGDNEKLQNTLVTPASPIIVEVFGRKNNLDIHQYVFVNNYCYERSVHWYAKYFPYLVVIHTIIFMVTSSFWFKFPGTSSKIDLFVNILDKCFDSPWTTRALSEVSEERGEEKLVNWRRNTMTKGSTEGQIDEEETVGLLRSCSVKSNQEKKSAEPKSTLSLLDKKEGEQAKALFEKVKKLRTHVEEKDILYHMYVLQTSVKVIHFLLIIIYTALLVPNIEIVVQCLVPPELTGFDIYCCNHNKAHLFSKLAYCYICFVAVFGLLRIYTLYWLFHRPLKEYYFEQVRLETGINDIPDVKNDFAFLLHLVDQYDALYSKRFAVFLSEVSESRLHQLNLNYEWTDKKLRTRLARNTRNRLELHLLMLPGLPETVFEIPELESLKLEQMKNVTIPASIAKLESLQELSMVYCPAKLQVAALNHLREHLKILYLTFEHLEEVPVWMYTLHCLEELHLEGPLTNEVSKSPILDSFKELRALRVLTFRSKLTKIPSSIGDVAFQLQRLRIYNESVRVQALSILKKLTNLVSLELVGCELERIPSAVFSLSNLQELDLKENKLTTVEEILSLQHCRHLVTLRLWHNKISYIPEHISKLHTLETLDISWNKLGKLPSRLFYCTKLRHLDISHNQLTSLPSEVNILQSLQFFSAAFNSLETVPEELFSCKRLKTLILGNNRLSHLSSKVANLAQLVRLDIKGNRLEYLPQEIGDCPLLSGLIVEDNLLDQLPSDVRSKLNKS, translated from the exons ATGATCCCAGTGGGTGAATTCAGATCCCTCGGCACAGAGCCCAGCTCGAAGTATAGGGTCCTGAAGCCATGGTGGGATGTTTTCACAGAGTATCTGTGCATTGCTATGCTCATGATTGGAGTCTTTGGATGCACTTTGCAG ctcaCCCAAGACAAGATTGCATGCCTGCCAAGCCACTTCACCAGTCCAACACCAAAAGCAATTGACTGCAGCAACATCAGCAGTTATGGGGACAATGAGAAGTTGCAGAACACACTGGTGACCCCGGCGAGCCCCATCATAGTGGAGGTGTTTGGGCGGAAGAACAATCTGGACATTCATCAATACGTGTTCGTCAACAACTATTGCTATGAGAGGTCTGTTCACTGGTATGCAAAGTACTTTCCGTACCTCGTGGTTATCCACACCATAATCTTCATGGTAACAAGCAGCTTCTGGTTCAAGTTTCCTGGGACATCTTCTAAAATTGATCTCTTTGTCAACATTCTTGACAAGTGCTTTGACTCACCCTGGACCACAAGAGCCCTGAGTGAAGTTTCTGAGGAAAGAGGCGAGGAGAAGCTAGTCAACTGGAGGAGGAACACTATGACTAAAGGCTCCACAGAAGGACAAATCGATGAGGAGGAGACTGTGGGCCTTCTTCGCTCCTGCTCTGTTAAGTCTaatcaagaaaagaaaagtgcagAACCGAAGTCTACCCTCTCTTTGTTGGATAAGAAGGAAGGAGAGCAAGCCAAAGCTCTATTTGAAAAGGTGAAGAAGCTCCGAACTCATGTGGaggaaaaagacattttgtaCCACATGTACGTTCTGCAAACGTCAGTAAAGgtcatccattttcttttgaTTATTATTTACACCGCATTGCTGGTACCTAACATTGAGATAGTTGTGCAGTGTTTGGTTCCGCCTGAGCTGACTGGTTTTGATATCTATTGCTGTAACCACAACAAAGCACATCTTTTCTCCAAGCTTGCCTACTGCTATATCTGCTTTGTGGCCGTATTTGGACTTCTGCGTATCTATACCCTCTACTGGCTTTTCCATCGACCTCTAAAGGAGTACTACTTTGAGCAGGTCAGACTGGAGACCGGAATTAATGACATACCTGATGTGAAGAATGATTTTGCCTTCCTCCTGCATCTTGTGGACCAATATGATGCTCTTTATTCTAAAAGGTTTGCTGTCTTTCTTTCCGAAGTCAGCGAGAGCCGCCTCCATCAGCTTAATCTAAACTACGAGTGGACTGACAAAAAGTTGCGCACGCGTCTAGCCAGGAACACCAGAAACCGTCTAGAGCTACACCTGTTAATGTTACCAGGGCTTCCAGAAACCGTTTTTGAAATTCCCGAACTGGAATCACTCAAACTCGAGCAGATGAAGAATGTCACCATACCGGCTAGTATAGCAAAGCTAGAGTCTCTCCAGGAGTTATCAATGGTCTACTGCCCCGCAAAGCTCCAAGTTGCTGCTCTAAACCACCTGAGAGAACATTTAAAGATTCTATATCTAACCTTTGAGCATTTAGAAGAGGTTCCTGTGTGGATGTACACCTTACACTGCCTGGAAGAGCTCCACCTGGAAGGTCCTTTAACCAACGAGGTGTCCAAAAGTCCCATTCTGGATTCCTTTAAAGAGCTTAGAGCTTTGAGGGTCCTCACTTTTCGCTCCAAACTTACAAAGATCCCCTCCAGCATAGGAGATGTTGCGTTCCAGTTGCAGCGCTTGCGTATCTACAATGAAAGTGTCAGGGTCCAGGCTTTAAGCATCCTGAAGAAGTTAACCAACTTAGTTTCACTGGAATTAGTGGGCTGTGAGTTGGAGCGCATCCCAAGTGCTGTCTTCAGCCTGAGCAATCTGCAGGAGCTGGAcctgaaggaaaacaaactcACTACTGTGGAGGAGATCCTGAGCTTACAGCACTGCAGGCATTTAGTGACACTTCGGCTATGGCACAATAAAATCTCATACATCCCTGAACATATATCTAAGCTGCATACCTTGGAGACACTGGACATTAGCTGGAACAAGCTAGGAAAGCTTCCCTCTCGGCTCTTCTACTGCACCAAACTCCGGCACCTTGACATCTCTCACAATCAACTCACTTCGCTCCCTTCTGAAGTGAACATCCTGCAGAGCCTGCAGTTCTTCTCCGCAGCTTTCAACTCCTTAGAGACAGTGCCAGAAGAGCTGTTCTCCTGTAAAAGGCTAAAAACGCTGATTCTTGGTAACAACCGCCTTTCACACCTCAGCTCAAAAGTAGCCAACCTTGCCCAGCTGGTCCGGCTGGATATTAAAGGAAACCGTCTGGAGTACTTACCTCAGGAGATAGGGGACTGTCCCCTGCTGAGTGGGCTGATAGTAGAAGATAACCTGCTGGATCAACTGCCATCAGATGTAAGAAGCAAGTTAAAtaaaagctga
- the cdkn2d gene encoding cyclin-dependent kinase 4 inhibitor D isoform X1: protein MEAQHPLGELRLASAGRQTIMVLSQMDAGKALTAAAAKGNTSEVQRILEECRVHPDTPNEFSRTALQVMMMGNSKIASLLLEKGANPNVQDRHGITPVHDAARTGFLDTVEVLVEYGASVNIPDRSGALPIHIAIREGHRDVVKYLAPRSNLKHANVSGQTAVDVARASGVPDMIDLLFSHIHS from the exons ATGGAAGCGCAACACCCTCTTGGCGAGCTGCGATTGGCCAGC GCAGGAAGGCAGACTATAATGGTCCTTAGTCAGATGGATGCCGGCAAAGCTCTGACGGCGGCAGCAGCCAAAGGGAACACCAGCGAGGTGCAGAGGATCCTGGAGGAATGCAGAGTGCATCCTGATACTCCAAATGAGTTTAGCAGGACTGCCCTACAG GTGATGATGATGGGGAACTCCAAGATTGCCAGCCTGTTGTTAGAAAAAGGAGCCAACCCCAACGTCCAGGACAGGCACGGGATAACGCCTGTCCACGACGCAGCTCGAACAGGCTTCCTTGACACCGTGGAGGTTCTGGTGGAGTACGGCGCCTCAGTAAACATCCCGGACAGGAGTGGCGCGCTTCCTATTCACATCGCCATCCGGGAAGGCCACCGGGATGTTGTGAAGTATTTGGCGCCACGGTCCAACCTTAAACACGCCAACGTCAGCGGTCAGACAGCGGTAGACGTGGCCCGAGCTTCAGGCGTGCCGGATATGATTGACTTGCTTTTTTCGCACATTCATAGTTAG
- the cdkn2d gene encoding cyclin-dependent kinase 4 inhibitor D isoform X2, whose protein sequence is MVLSQMDAGKALTAAAAKGNTSEVQRILEECRVHPDTPNEFSRTALQVMMMGNSKIASLLLEKGANPNVQDRHGITPVHDAARTGFLDTVEVLVEYGASVNIPDRSGALPIHIAIREGHRDVVKYLAPRSNLKHANVSGQTAVDVARASGVPDMIDLLFSHIHS, encoded by the exons ATGGTCCTTAGTCAGATGGATGCCGGCAAAGCTCTGACGGCGGCAGCAGCCAAAGGGAACACCAGCGAGGTGCAGAGGATCCTGGAGGAATGCAGAGTGCATCCTGATACTCCAAATGAGTTTAGCAGGACTGCCCTACAG GTGATGATGATGGGGAACTCCAAGATTGCCAGCCTGTTGTTAGAAAAAGGAGCCAACCCCAACGTCCAGGACAGGCACGGGATAACGCCTGTCCACGACGCAGCTCGAACAGGCTTCCTTGACACCGTGGAGGTTCTGGTGGAGTACGGCGCCTCAGTAAACATCCCGGACAGGAGTGGCGCGCTTCCTATTCACATCGCCATCCGGGAAGGCCACCGGGATGTTGTGAAGTATTTGGCGCCACGGTCCAACCTTAAACACGCCAACGTCAGCGGTCAGACAGCGGTAGACGTGGCCCGAGCTTCAGGCGTGCCGGATATGATTGACTTGCTTTTTTCGCACATTCATAGTTAG
- the ap1m2 gene encoding AP-1 complex subunit mu-2, protein MSASAIFVLDLKGKVLICRNYKGDVDMSEIDHFMPLLMQHEEEGLLCPVMSHGNVHFMWIKHSNLYLVATTNKNSNASLVYAFLYKLVEVFTEYFKELEEESIQDNFVVVYELLDELMDFGFPQTTDSKILQEYITQEGAKLEVAKSKVPTTVTNAVSWRSEGIKYKKNEVFIDVIESINVLVNANGSVMSSDIVGSIKLKTMLSGMPELRLGLNDRVLFGLTGRDKGKTVMMEDVKFHQCVRLSRFESDRTISFIPPDGESELMSYRINTHVKPLIWIESVIEKFSHSRVEIMVKAKGQFKKQSVANNVEVRVPVPSDADSPKFKTSTGNAKYVPEKNLVVWTIKSFPGGKEFLMRAHFGLPSVENEEAESKPPITVKFEIPYFTVSGIQVRYMKIIEKSGYQALPWVRYITQSGDYQLRTNV, encoded by the exons ATGTCCGCCTCCGCTATCTTTGTGCTGGATCTGAAGGGAAAG GTGCTGATTTGTCGGAACTACAAAGGTGATGTGGACATGTCAGAGATAGACCACTTCATGCCTTTGCTCATGCAGCATGAAGAGGAAGGTCTTCTCTGTCCCGTAATGTCACACGGCAACGTTCACTTCATGTGGATCAAACACAGCAACCTCTACC TTGTTGCTACAACAAACAAGAACTCCAACGCTTCCTTGGTGTATGCCTTTCTCTACAAACTAGTTGAG GTGTTCACAGAGTACTTTAAAGAACTGGAAGAGGAGAGCATTCAGGATAATTTTGTGGTTGTCTATGAGCTGCTGGATGAACTTATGGACTTTGGATTCCCTCAGACTACTGACAGCAAGATACTACAAGA GTACATTACTCAGGAAGGTGCCAAGCTTGAAGTAGCAAAGAGCAAGGTGCCGACAACTGTGACCAATGCTGTGTCCTGGAGGTCAGAGGGTATCAAGTACAAAAAGAACGAGGTCTTCATTGATGTCATCGAGTCCATCAATGTATTG GTGAATGCTAATGGCAGTGTGATGAGCAGTGACATTGTGGGCAGCATCAAGCTAAAAACCATGCTGTCGGGGATGCCCGAACTGCGCCTGGGCCTCAATGATCGAGTGCTTTTTGGCCTCACTGGAC GTGACAAAGGAAAGACGGTGATGATGGAGGACGTGAAGTTCCATCAGTGTGTCCGTCTCTCACGTTTTGAGAGCGATCGAACAATCTCCTTCATTCCTCCAGATGGGGAGTCTGAACTCATGTCCTACCGCATCAATACTCAT GTGAAGCCTTTGATATGGATCGAATCTGTCATAGAGAAATTTTCTCACAGTCGAGTGGAAATTATGGTTAAG GCAAAGGGACAGTTTAAAAAGCAGTCGGTGGCAAATAACGTAGAAGTGAGGGTCCCTGTCCCCAGTGATGCAGACTCGCCAAAGTTCAAAACCAGCACAGGAAATGCCAAATATGTGCCTGAGAAGAACCTGGTTGTGTGGACCATCAAGTCTTTTCCT GGAGGTAAAGAGTTTCTCATGAGAGCTCATTTTGGTTTGCCCAGCGTGGAGAATGAAGAGGCGGAGAGCAAACCTCCCATAACTGTGAAATTTGAAATCCCATACTTCACAGTCTCAGGAATACAG GTGCGGTATATGAAGATTATAGAAAAAAGTGGGTACCAGGCTTTACCGTGGGTCCGCTACATAACACAAAGTGGAG attaccAGCTGAGGACTAATGTGTAA